One segment of Hippopotamus amphibius kiboko isolate mHipAmp2 chromosome 4, mHipAmp2.hap2, whole genome shotgun sequence DNA contains the following:
- the LOC130851352 gene encoding cytochrome b-c1 complex subunit 7-like, producing the protein MAGRPAVAASSKWLEGIRKWYYNAAGFNKLGLMQDDTIHENDDAKEAVRRLPENLYNERVFRIKRALDLSMRQQTLPEEQWTKYEEDKFYLEPYLKEVIRERKEREEWSKK; encoded by the coding sequence ATGGCTGGCAGGCCTGCTGTTGCAGCATCAAGCAAGTGGCTGGAGGGTATTCGAAAATGGTATTACAATGCTGCGGGGTTCAATAAACTGGGCTTGATGCAAGATGATACAATACATGAAAATGATGATGCAAAAGAAGCCGTAAGAAGGCTTCCTGAGAACCTTTATAACGAGAGGGTGTTTCGCATTAAGAGAGCACTGGACCTGTCCATGAGGCAGCAGACCTTGCCTGAAGAGCAATGGACAAAATATGAGGAGGATAAATTCTATCTTGAACCATATCTGAAAGAGGTTATtcgggaaagaaaagagagagaagaatggtCAAAGAAATAA